ATGTAGCAGTATTTACTATTTCAATACTATTGGTATAAGAGTGTTTAAGATTTGGTGTCATCCTAGACCCAAAACATATTTTATaggatttaaatttattatctttagATTGGATTGGGGTTATACTTTGAATCACTTTTattcgaaatttttttaataaaaaaatatatattttaNNNNNNNNNNNNNNNNNNNNNNNNNNNNNNNNNNNNNNNNNNNNNNNNNNNNNNNNNNNNNNNNNNNNNNNNNNNNNNNNNNNNNNNNNNNNNNNNNNNNNNNNNNNNNNNNNNNNNNNNNNNNNNNNNNNNNNNNNNNNNNNNNNNNNNNNNNNNNNNNNNNNNNNNNNNNNNNNNNNNNNNNNNNNNNNNNNNNNNNNNNNNNNNNNNNNNNNNNNNNNNNNNNNNNNNNNNNNNNNNNNNNNNNNNNNNNNNNNNNNNNNNNNNNNNNNNNNNNNNNNNNNNNNNNNNNNNNNNNNNNNNNATATCAGTAGTGTTTCCTTAATCCCAATAAAGAATGCCAAGTGGATACATACATACATAGCATATATATAATCTTATTGTTGTCTGTGTTTTCATTCATTGATAAGGTACTAGCGAGTCCAAAGTAGTACTATAACATACATTTTGTATATATGGAAGCGGAGCATtattttccttctccttctctctgCTCAACCAGGTATATATACATTGTCATTGATCATAATTTGTGTGTGTACTGGAAATGAATGAATCTAATGTGTTGATTTGTATGGTAATGATGGATGAAGATGGTGGTCAAAGGAGACGGTGGCGGTGGTGACGGGTGGGAACAAAGGCATAGGGTATGCGTTGGTGAAGCAATTTGCGGAGCTTGGACTGAGCGTGGTCCTGACTGCCAGAGACTACCATAAAGGCCAAGCTGCTTTACAGGCCCTTGAAGCACATGGTCTTGCCAATCACCTTCACTTTCTCTTGCTCGATGTTTCTGACCCTCTTTCCATCAAACATTTCGCTTCCTCCTTTCAAGCCAAATTCGGACCCACCTTGGATATTCTCGTACGCATTCTCGCTTTTACCCTCCCTTAATAATCCCAattccttcctaattatgtcattttaattaattaggttAATAACGCCGGTGTGTCGTTCAATGAGCTAGACGGGAACACGGTGGAGTATGCAAAAACGGTTATGGATACTAACTTTTATGGCCCTAAGTTGTTGATTGAGGCTCTCCTTCCACTCTTCCgttgctcttcttcttcttcttcttctgtctCTCGTGTTCTCAACATTAGCTCAAGGCTTGGCTCCCTTCATGTAAATTCtctttctttcattcattcattcatcacTTTATCTAATTAATGAACAAGTGTATGTGATGCCATGCATGTTCCGCAGAAATTGAGGAACAAGAAGATGAGAGAAATGTTGGAGAGGGGGGAGTTAGGGGAAGAGGAAATAGAGGGAATGGTGAAGAGGTTCCTTGGAGACGTGAAGAGTGGAAGGTGGGAGAATGAAGGGTGGCCATTGCAGTGGACTGACTACGCGGTCTCCAAGCTGGCCCTCAACGCATACTCAAGGCAGCTCGCTAAGAAACAAACTCGCCTCAGTGTCAACTGTTTTTGCCCTGGCTTCACAAAGACCGCCATGACAAGGGGAAAGGGCGCCCACACCGCCGACCATGCTGCTGCCCTTGCCGCCACACTCGCCTTGCTTCCGCCCTCCCACTTGCCTACCGGCAGGTTCTTCTTGCTTAGCCGCAACACCatcactactactactactattactTCTAAACTTTGATGAtccaattttatatattttttcacaaattcaaGTTTGGAAAGAACCAATATTCAaccaattttattattataattatttttgttgg
The genomic region above belongs to Arachis duranensis cultivar V14167 chromosome 3, aradu.V14167.gnm2.J7QH, whole genome shotgun sequence and contains:
- the LOC107480845 gene encoding (+)-neomenthol dehydrogenase, coding for MEAEHYFPSPSLCSTRWWSKETVAVVTGGNKGIGYALVKQFAELGLSVVLTARDYHKGQAALQALEAHGLANHLHFLLLDVSDPLSIKHFASSFQAKFGPTLDILVNNAGVSFNELDGNTVEYAKTVMDTNFYGPKLLIEALLPLFRCSSSSSSSVSRVLNISSRLGSLHKLRNKKMREMLERGELGEEEIEGMVKRFLGDVKSGRWENEGWPLQWTDYAVSKLALNAYSRQLAKKQTRLSVNCFCPGFTKTAMTRGKGAHTADHAAALAATLALLPPSHLPTGRFFLLSRNTITTTTTITSKL